The DNA segment ACCCGTCCATCAGTACACCCCAGACGAGACGGAGTGACCCATGTGTCTAGCTGTGCCCGGCAAGGTCGTCGCCATCGACGAAGGCACCGACCCGCTCACCGGGCTCGTCGACTTCGGCGGCGTCCAGAAGCAGGCGTGCCTGGAGTATCTGCCCGATGTGCGGGTGGGGGAGTACGTCATCGTGCACGTCGGCTTCGCCCTGCAGAAGCTGGACGAGGAGTCGGCCCGCGCCTCGCTGGAGTTGTTCGAACAACTCGGGCTGCTGGAGGAGGAGTTCGGGGACGCCTGGGAGCAGGCCGAGCGGCAGGGAAGCGGGAGTGAGAACCGGTGAAGTACATCGACGAGTTCAACGACCCCGCGCTGGCGCGCCGTCTGCTGGACGAGATCCGGGCCACCGTCACCCGGCCCTGGGCCCTGATGGAGGTGTGCGGCGGGCAGACCCACTCCATCATCCGGCACGGAATCGACCAACTCCTGCCCGACGAGGTCGAGTTGATCCACGGGCCCGGCTGTCCGGTGTGCGTCACCCCGCTCGACGTCATCGACAAGGCGCTCGCCGTGGCCGCCCGTCCCGACGTGATCTTCTGCTCCTTCGGCGACATGCTCCGGGTGCCCGGCACCGACCGCGACCTGTTCCGGGTCAAGGGCGAGGGCGGCGACGTACGCGTGGTGTACTCCCCGCTCGACGCGCTGGAACTGGCGCACAGACACCCGGAGAAGCAGGTGGTGTTCTTCGCCATCGGCTTCGAGACCACCGCACCCGCCAACGCCATGGCCGTCCACCAGGCCCGCAGGCTCGGCCTGGACAACTTCAGCCTGCTGGTCTCGCACGTCCGGGTCCCTCCGGCGATCGAGGCGATCATGACCGCCCCCGAGTGCCGGGTGCGGGGCTTCCTCGCCGCCGGGCACGTGTGCAGCGTGATGGGCACCGCCGAGTACCCCGAGCTGGCCGAGCGGTTCCGGGTGCCGATGGTGGTCACCGGGTTCGAGCCGCTGGACATCCTGGAGGGCATCCGCCGCGCCGTGCACCAGCTGGAGCGCGGCGAGCACCGGGTGGAGAACGCCTACCCCCGTGCCGTCCGCGAGGACGGCAACCCGGCCGCCCTGCGCATGCTCGAGGACGTCTTCGAGGTGGTCGACCGCAACTGGCGCGGCATCGGCCCCATCCCGGCCAGCGGCTGGCGCCTCGCCGAGGCGTACCGCGCCTACGACGCCGAGCACCGCTTCGACGTCACCGGCATCCGCACCGAGGAACCCGCCGTCTGCCGGGCCGGAGAGGTGCTCCAGGGCCTCATCAAGCCCACCGAGTGCGAGGCGTTCGGCACCGCCTGCACCCCGCGCACCCCGCTCGGCGCCACCATGGTCTCCAGCGAGGGCGCCTGCGCCGCCTACTACCTGTACCGCCGGATGGAAGACGGCATCGCGCCGCTCGGATCGCGCATCCCGCGTAAGGAGATGAACCCCGTTGGCTGACCTCACCGAGGCCCTCGCGACCGACCCCGCCAACTGGACCTGCCCCGCCCCCCTCCGCGACCAGGGCGTGGTCGTCATGGGCCACGGCGGAGGCGGCGCCCTGTCCGCCGAGCTGATCGACCAGGTCTTCGCCCCCGCCTACGGCAACCCCACCCTCGCCGGACTCGCCGACTCCGCCGTGCTCCAACTGGGCGGCGCCCGGCTGGCGTTCTCCACCGACTCCTACGTGGTCCGCCCGCTGTTCTTCCCCGGCGGCTGCCTCGGCGACCTCGCGGTCAACGGCACGGTGAACGACCTGGCGATGAGCGGAGCGAGGCCCGCCTACCTGTCCACGGCGTTCGTGCTGGAGGAGGGCGTCGAGATCGCCGTCGTCGACCGCGTCGCCCGCGCGCTCGGCGCCGCCGCCCGCGCCGCGGACGTCACCGTCGCCACCGGCGACACCAAGGTGGTCGAGTCCGGCCACGGCGACGGCGTCTACGTCACCACCGCCGGCGTCGGCCTCGTCCCCGACGGTGTCGACATCCGCCCCCAGCGCGCCCGGCCCGGCGACGCCGTCCTCGTCAGCGGGCCGATCGGGCTGCACGGGGTCGCGGTGATGAGCGTGCGGGAGGGGCTGGAGTTCGGCATCGAGATCGCCTCCGACACCGCGCCGCTCGCCGGTCTGGTCGCGGCCATGCTCGCCGTCACCAAGGACGTGCACGTCCTGCGCGACCCCACCCGGGGCGGCCTCGGTGCCTCCCTCAACGAGATCGCCCGCGCCTCCGGCACCGGCGTCCGGATCACCGAGCGGGCGGTGCCGGTGCCGGACGAGGTCGCGAACGCCTGCGGTTTCCTCGGGCTGGACCCGCTGTACGTGGCCAACGAGGGCCGGCTCGTCGCCTTCGTACCCCGCGGGCACGCCGACGCCGTGCTCGCCGCGATGCGCGCCCACCCCCAGGGCGCCGGGGCCGCGCTGATCGGGGAGTGCGTGGCCGAGCACCCCGGCATGGTCACCGTCGCCACCGGGCTCGGCGGCACCCGCGTACTGGACCTGCCGCTCGGTGAGCAGCTGCCCCGCATCTGCTGAGCACACGAACCGGCCCCGTCCACACCAGGGACGGGGCCGGTTCGCGCGTGCGGGGATCAGTGCACCGCCTCCACGGCGGTGATCTCCAACTCCCGTCCGCCGCGCAGGTCCTGGGACGGCTGGTCGCAGGCGGGGCACCAGAAGAACGGCGGCATGCCCACCGCGAACTCCGCCGCGCACCCGCCGCACCAGGCCACCGCCGTCACCTGCTCCACCACCAGCTCGGCCGAGGCGAGCGAGGTGCCGTCACGGGCCACCTCGAAGGCGAAGTGCAGCGCGTCCGGCACCACACCCGCCAGCTCGCCCACCCGTACGGTCACCGAGGTGACGTCCCCGGCGCCGTCCGCGCGGGCGATCTCCCCGGCCTGCTCCACGATCGCGGTCGCGATCGACAGCTCGTGCACCGGTGCCTCACGGGTACCGGCGGAGCGCGCGGCGGCCGCCGGTCATCCGGTAGATCTTGATCTCCCGGACCATGCCGGGGACCTCCTTCACGAGCAGCAGCAGCGTCAGACCGACGAGCACGGCGGCCTGGGCGACGAGCACCCGCCGCCCCGTCCACAGGGTCCGCTCCGTCTCCTCGACGGCCCGCGCGGCTTTCTGGATCTTCATGGCGCTCACTTCCTGCCCTCTCATCCCGGTGGAATGTTCGGCATGACGTCGAGGATGGCGTTGTGCCGCTTTGTACGGACACCCGTGGAGCGGCGCGCGTCGGCGGTGCCGTCCTCGTGATGGCCCGCCTGCTCCTGGTAGGGGCCCTTGTTGCCCTCGTGCAGACCCGGCACGTGCGTCGGCGTGTCCGGCTTCACCTGGGGACGGCCCACTCTGATCCTGCCCATGATCGTCTCCTCTCCGGGCTTCACAACCCTCTGGGCTTCACGAACGCTCGGTGAGCTCCGCGAAGAACCGTGCGGCGGCCGGCCACACCCGGCCGCCGCCGGACAGCCCCTGCCACTCCGCGCGGACCAGGGCGACCATCCGGAAGCAGTCGTCGACGGGCACGATCCAGTGCTCCTCCTGGCCGCGCACCGTGTTGACCAGCAGCGCCTCCACGTCGGGTACCACGGAGGCGAGCGGCGGACACGCGGCGGCCAGACCCTGCCAGGCACCGGAGTCCACCTCCCACCGCATGGCCCCGGCCGGGCTCGGCCCCTGCGCGGTCACCGTGCCGTCGGCGCGCGGCACGAAGAACACCAGCCCCACCGGCACGCCCAGCGCCGCCGTGTCGACCGGCGCCAGCCGCACCCGGCGCCGGGGCACCAGCCGGTACCGGCCGCCGCCCGCGCCCTGTCCGGCGAAGAGCACCGAGCAGGGACCGCAGACACAGCGGATCTCGTCGGCCGCCGTCTCGAACAGATGCGCGTGCTCCTCGGCCACCGGCGCGGCACACAGCTCGCACGTCTCGGGCCGCCCGGCCCCGGCCGGACCGGAACGGATCAGCCGGGCCAGCGCCCCGCTCACCGCGTCTCCTGCGGACGCTCCGCCCGGCGCGTGGTCAGCGTGGCGAGCGGCACGAACGCGGGCGGCCTGGCCCGCTCGGCCGTGACCGCCTCCACCGCGCCCAGCTCCGGGGCCGCGGCCAGTACGGTCGCCCGCACCACCTCGGTGACGTCCCCGCCACCCCCGCCGCACCCCGACCCGCAGCCACCGCCGCCGGAGTCGACCCGCACCCGGGCCACCCCGTCCTCGACGCCCAGCCACTGTAGGTCCCCGCCGCGCTCACGCACCGCCGGGCGCAGCCGCTCCACCGCGCGCTCGGCCCGCCGCTCCGGCGGCTCGGGGTGCAGGGAGTGCAGCACCAGCAGATGCGCCAGCAGCTCGTCGCCGGCCGCCCGGTCCAGCAGGGCGGCGTCCGCGCCGTCGAGCATCCGGGCCAGCGCCTCCCCGTACACCTCGGTGAGCAGGCCCACCGACTCCAGGGCCTCGGCGGACAGTTGGCCGCTGCCGGACTCCAGCCGCTCCAGCAGTTCGTCCAGCCGGGCGAGCCGGGCCTCCACCGCCGGGTCGGCGAGCCGGGCGCCGTCAGCCATGGCTGGCGCCGTAGGTGGGGGAGTGCACGACGTCCAGCGTCTTGCCCTTGCCCATGTACATGTGGACACCGCAGGGCAGACAGGGGTCGAAGCTGCGCACGGTACGCATGATGTCGACGCCCTTGAAGTCGTCCGGCCCGTTCTCCTCGAAGATGGGCTGGCCCTGGACGGCGTCCTCGTACGGGCCGGGGGTGCCGTAGATGTCGCGGGGGCTCGCGTTCCACGGGGTCGGCGGGTACGGGTGGTAGTTGGCGATCTTCTTGTCCTTGATCACCAGATGGTGCGAGAGGACCCCGCGCACGGCCTCGTGGAAGCCGCAGCCGATCGCCTCGTCCGGGACCTCGAAGTCCTGGAACACCTTGGTCTCGCCCGCCCGCACCAGCTCCATGGACTCCTCCAGGAACTGCAGCGCCATCGCGGCCGCGTACGCCACGAAGTACGGCCGGGCCCGGTCGCGTTCGAGGGTGTTGCTCCACTTCGGGATGGACCACTCCAGGGTGGTCTCCGGGAGCGACTCGCCCTTGGGCAGCTGGATGCGCACCTTGCCGTCGACGGCCTTGACGTACCGGGTGTCGACCAGGCCGTTCAGCGCGGTGGACCACAGGCGGGCGAGCGGGCCGCCGCCGGTGTCCAGGGCGAGGTGCTTGTCCGTCTCCTGGTGGTACCAGCGCGGGCTCATCACCCAGCTGTAGTTGCCGTCGAACTCGCGCTTCTGCGGCACCGGGACCGTGGTCTGGTTCCACGGGTGCCGCATGTCGACCGGGTTGCCGAGCGGGTCGTGGGTGACGAACGGCTGCTCGTTGACCCAGTCGTCGTAGTACGAACTCCCCAGCATGATGCGCATGTTGAGGTTGATGTCGATCAGGTTGTTGGTGACCAGCTTGCCGTCGACGATGACGCCCGGCGTCACGTACATCGCCTTGCCCCACTCGTTCATCGAGGCGTAGCGGTAGTCCACGACGGCGGGGTCCTGCCAGGCGCCCCAGCAGCCCAGCAGGATGCGGCGGCGCCCGACCTCCTCGTAGCCCGGCAGGGCCTCGTAGAAGAAGTCGAAGACGTCGTCGTTCATCGCCACCGCCTTCTTGATGAAGTCGATGATGTGCATCAGCCGGCTGAGGTAGTCGGTGAAGACGCTCGGCTGCGGCATGGTGCCGACCCCGCCCGGATACAGCGTGGAGGGGTGCACATGCCGCCCCTCCATCAGGCAGAACATCTCCCGCGTGACCCGGCTGACCCGGAGGGCCTCCTTGTAGACCTCGCCCTCGAAGGGGTTGAACGCCTTCATGATGTCGGCGATGGTCCTGAAGCCGTGGATCTCCCCACGCGGGGCGTCGGTGCGCTCGGCGCGGGCCAGCAGCGTCGGGTTGGTCGCCTTGACCATGGCCTCGCAGAAGTCCACGAACACCAGGTTGTCCTGGAAGATCGTGTGGTCGAACATGTACTCGGCCGCCTCGCCGAGGTTGGTGATGTGCTCGGCCATCGGCGGCGGCTTGATCCCGTACGCCATCTGCTGGGCGTAGTTGGAGCAGGTGGTGTGGTTGTCCCCGCAGATACCGCAGATGCGCGAGGTGATGAACCCGGCGTCGCGCGGGTCCTTGCCCTTCATGAACACCGAGTAGCCGCGGAACAGCGACGAGGTGCTGTGGCACTCCGCGACCTCGCGGTTGGCGAAGTCGATCTTCGTGTAGATGCCCAGGTTGCCGATGATCCTGGTGATCGGGTCCCAGGACATGTCCACGAGCTGTGCGGGTTTGCGCCCCGTGGGCCGGGATTCGGTGGTCGTCATCTGCGGTACTGCCCCTCGCTGTCGGGGTGGTGCGGGTGGGGGTGGGGGTGTGCTGCGGTGGCCGTACCGGTGTCAGGGGCGCCAGTACGGGTCGTAACCGCTGGTGAGCTTGCTCTTCCTGTGCCGCCACTTGGGCTCGTGGTTGACCATCTCGTTGGTCACGCCGCGCAGCCGGCGCACGACCGCCCCGTACGGCTTGATGACCAGGGAGGACAGGGCGCCGCCGGGGGGCTCGTCCATGAACGGCATGAACGCGTCCGGGAAGCCGGGCATGGTGCAGCCGATGCAGATGCCGCCGACGTTCGGGCAGCCGCCGATGCCGGCCATCCACCCGCGCTTGGGCACGTTGCAGTTGACCACCGGACCCCAGCAGCCGGTCTTCACCAGGCACTTGGGGGAGTTGTAGTCGAGGCCGAAGTCGCCCTGCTCGTAGTACGAACCCCGGTCGCAGCCCTCGTGGACGGTCTTGCCGAACAGCCACTGCGGCCGCAGCATGTGGTCCAGCGGGGGCGGCGGCGCGTCACCGGCGGCGTGCTGGAGCACCCAGACCAGGGTCTCCATGAAGTTCTCCGGCTGGATCGGACAGCCCGGGACGTTGACGATGGGCAGTCCGGCCGTCGACTTGTAGTCCCAGCCCAGGTAGTCCCCGAGGCCCATGGAACCGGTCGGGTTGCCGGCCATGCCGTGGATGCCGCCGTAGGTCGCGCAGGTGCCGGCCGCGACCACCGCCCACGCCTTCGGGGCGAGCTGGTCGATCCACCAGTTGATGGTCTGCGGCTGCCCGGTCGCCGGGTCGTTGCCGAACGAGGTCCAGAAGCCGTCGCCCTCGATGATGTCCTGGTTGGGCACCGAGCCCTCGATGACGAGGATGAACGGGGTGTCCAGCTCGCCGCGCGCCGCCGCCCGGTAGGGGGCGAGGAAGTCCTCGCCGCCCAGGCTCGGCGAGAGCACCTTGTTGACCAGGTTGACCTTGGGCAGGCCGGGGATCAGGCCGAGCACCACGTCCTCGATGGAGGGCTGCATGGCCGCCGTCAGGGAGACGGTGTCGCCGTCGCAGCTCATCCCCTCCGAGATCCAGAGGATGGTGATCTCGTCCATCCCCTCGTGTTCCTCGGATCGTCCGATGCGTTCACGCGCCGCGGTGGTGTGGCTCTCGGTGGTCATGTCGCCTGCCTTCGCTGCGGTCGGTCGGCCGCTGGGGAGTGGGTGTCGCCGTCAGGGGCGTCCGGGCTCGGGTCCGGCGGGGGCTTCAGGGTCGGGGCTCGGCGCCGTCCCCGAGGGGCTTGAGTTCGTCGGGCCGGAAGTAGTGGAAACGGCCGTACCAGCCGTGCAGTTCGGCCGCCGGATCGTCGTCGACGGTCACCGCCAGGTGCATGCTGCCGTCCACGTCGTGGAAGACCGCGGCCACCTCGGCGGTGCGTCCGACCAGGAACATGTCCTGGGCGTCCGCCCCGCGCAGCCTGGGGTTGAGCCGCACCCGGCTGCCGGTGCCGAGCGGGACGCCGTCCACGGTCACGGTGTCCGTCGTCGGGGACAGCCCGGCGTCGCCGCCCTCCTGCCACCACGCGGGCCGCGCCTCGGGCGCTTCCCGCGCCTCCTGGGCCGGGGCCAGCGAGCGGATCGCGCCGTGCAGGTTGGCGAATACCTCGGGCGGCATCGTGTCGACCCGGTCGAGGATGCGGGCGGCGCGCGGGTCGGTGGCCCGCGCCTCCGCCTTCTCCTCGTCGGTCAGCAGCATCGTGCGCAGCGTCAGGATCTCGTCGATCTCCGCCGCGTCGTGCAGATCGCCCGGACTCTCCGGCGCCACCTGCGGATGATCCGGCAGGATGATCGGCGCGGAGAGCAGTACGGGCCCGGTGGCGCCGTCCGCGCTCCGGCCGGCCGGTCCGCCCAGCACGGGGAAGGTGAAGGCGCTGCGGCAGCCGCGCGCCCGGTCCCGCAGCGCGGCCGGCGGGTCGGTCTGCGACACGAACTCCAGCCCCTCGCCACCCAGCAGGGTGTGCGCCGCGAGCAGCGCCTGCCGCAGCGCCTCGGCGCGCGGGGCACGGGCATCCGGCGCCTCGCCCGCGTTCTCGGTGCGTACGCACAGCCGGAACAGACCGTCCGCGAGCTGTTCGGCCGCGACCGTGGTGTGCGCCCGTACGTGCTCGCGGCGGCGCACCACCCGCCCGGCACCCAGCTCCTCGGTGTCGACGGCCGGCGGCGCGGAGACCTCGGCGGTGCACGGACCGCGCAGCAGCTCCGCGAGCGGCCACGCCAGGTCCACCTCGTACGGGACCGCCTCGTCGAAGCTCAGCTGGACGGTGCCGTCGTCCCCGCGCAGCGACTCCACGGGCCGGTACCGGCCCTCGTCCAGCGCCTCGATCTGCTTGCGCTGGAGCTGGAGGTAGCGCACGCGCAGCCGCAGCACCGTGTCCGGAGCCGCCCGCAGAAGGCACTCGGTGCGCTGGTACCAGGAGTCCGCCGAACCGGAGATGCCCTCGGCGACCGGGCCGTCCGCCTCCACCCAGGTACGGGGGAGCAGCACCCCGAACTGCCAGCGGACCCGGTTCTTCGCCGAGGAACGCCGGTAGGGGTAGAGCAGATAGCCCTCGTACAGCACGGCGTCCGCGACCGCGCCCACCCGGGCGAACGGATCGGCGGACAGCCCCTCGGGGATGTCCCGGCCGGGCGCGGCGGCACACGCGGTGCCGACCTCGCCTCCCGTGTCAGCCATGCCGCCTCCTCGCCGCCGGTGCATGGGGCCATGTCTCCCACCGTCGTCCACCACCGTCACACCGCACACCCGGCCTCGCCCCTTAGGCGGACCCCGGTTGAGCCGGGCGGGTGACGCGCGAGGGCCGCTCAGTCGCCGGTGTCGCCGGTGCCGCCCGGGTCCTGCTCGCTCCGACGGCGCCGGGAGCGGACCACCTCCACCAGGAGCGGCAGCAGGGAGACCGCGACGACCAGCGCGATCAGCGGGAGGAGATAGTCGTCGACGTGGTCGACCGAAGCGCCCAGTGCCCACCCGGCCAGGACCAGGCTCTGGGACCACAGGACCCCGCCGACCGTCTGCCAGATGGTGAAGACGCGCACCGGCACCCCGAGCGCCCCGGCCGCCGGATGCAGCACGGAGCGCAGCATCGGCACGAACCGGCCGATCACCAGCGCCTTGCGGTAGCCGTACCGGGCGAGCAGGCGTTCCGCCCGCGCCACGCCCTCCTTGACCCGGCGGCTGGAGGTGCGGGTCAGCAGCGCCCGGCCGCCGTGCCGCCCGATGAGGAAACCCACCTGGGCCCCCGCCACCGAGCCCACGGCCGCGCACAGCATCACCTGCCACAGCACCAGCCGGGGCGGCTGCCCGCCGTGCTGGACCGCGCAGAGCACCCCGGCCGGGAACAGCAGTGTGTCGCCCGGCAGGAAGAAGCCGACGACCAGCAGCCCGGACTCGGCGAACGTCACC comes from the Streptomyces seoulensis genome and includes:
- a CDS encoding HypC/HybG/HupF family hydrogenase formation chaperone — protein: MCLAVPGKVVAIDEGTDPLTGLVDFGGVQKQACLEYLPDVRVGEYVIVHVGFALQKLDEESARASLELFEQLGLLEEEFGDAWEQAERQGSGSENR
- the hypD gene encoding hydrogenase formation protein HypD translates to MKYIDEFNDPALARRLLDEIRATVTRPWALMEVCGGQTHSIIRHGIDQLLPDEVELIHGPGCPVCVTPLDVIDKALAVAARPDVIFCSFGDMLRVPGTDRDLFRVKGEGGDVRVVYSPLDALELAHRHPEKQVVFFAIGFETTAPANAMAVHQARRLGLDNFSLLVSHVRVPPAIEAIMTAPECRVRGFLAAGHVCSVMGTAEYPELAERFRVPMVVTGFEPLDILEGIRRAVHQLERGEHRVENAYPRAVREDGNPAALRMLEDVFEVVDRNWRGIGPIPASGWRLAEAYRAYDAEHRFDVTGIRTEEPAVCRAGEVLQGLIKPTECEAFGTACTPRTPLGATMVSSEGACAAYYLYRRMEDGIAPLGSRIPRKEMNPVG
- the hypE gene encoding hydrogenase expression/formation protein HypE — its product is MGHGGGGALSAELIDQVFAPAYGNPTLAGLADSAVLQLGGARLAFSTDSYVVRPLFFPGGCLGDLAVNGTVNDLAMSGARPAYLSTAFVLEEGVEIAVVDRVARALGAAARAADVTVATGDTKVVESGHGDGVYVTTAGVGLVPDGVDIRPQRARPGDAVLVSGPIGLHGVAVMSVREGLEFGIEIASDTAPLAGLVAAMLAVTKDVHVLRDPTRGGLGASLNEIARASGTGVRITERAVPVPDEVANACGFLGLDPLYVANEGRLVAFVPRGHADAVLAAMRAHPQGAGAALIGECVAEHPGMVTVATGLGGTRVLDLPLGEQLPRIC
- the hypA gene encoding hydrogenase maturation nickel metallochaperone HypA encodes the protein MHELSIATAIVEQAGEIARADGAGDVTSVTVRVGELAGVVPDALHFAFEVARDGTSLASAELVVEQVTAVAWCGGCAAEFAVGMPPFFWCPACDQPSQDLRGGRELEITAVEAVH
- a CDS encoding DUF5947 family protein: MSGALARLIRSGPAGAGRPETCELCAAPVAEEHAHLFETAADEIRCVCGPCSVLFAGQGAGGGRYRLVPRRRVRLAPVDTAALGVPVGLVFFVPRADGTVTAQGPSPAGAMRWEVDSGAWQGLAAACPPLASVVPDVEALLVNTVRGQEEHWIVPVDDCFRMVALVRAEWQGLSGGGRVWPAAARFFAELTERS
- a CDS encoding NifU family protein, whose product is MADGARLADPAVEARLARLDELLERLESGSGQLSAEALESVGLLTEVYGEALARMLDGADAALLDRAAGDELLAHLLVLHSLHPEPPERRAERAVERLRPAVRERGGDLQWLGVEDGVARVRVDSGGGGCGSGCGGGGGDVTEVVRATVLAAAPELGAVEAVTAERARPPAFVPLATLTTRRAERPQETR
- a CDS encoding nickel-dependent hydrogenase large subunit yields the protein MTTTESRPTGRKPAQLVDMSWDPITRIIGNLGIYTKIDFANREVAECHSTSSLFRGYSVFMKGKDPRDAGFITSRICGICGDNHTTCSNYAQQMAYGIKPPPMAEHITNLGEAAEYMFDHTIFQDNLVFVDFCEAMVKATNPTLLARAERTDAPRGEIHGFRTIADIMKAFNPFEGEVYKEALRVSRVTREMFCLMEGRHVHPSTLYPGGVGTMPQPSVFTDYLSRLMHIIDFIKKAVAMNDDVFDFFYEALPGYEEVGRRRILLGCWGAWQDPAVVDYRYASMNEWGKAMYVTPGVIVDGKLVTNNLIDINLNMRIMLGSSYYDDWVNEQPFVTHDPLGNPVDMRHPWNQTTVPVPQKREFDGNYSWVMSPRWYHQETDKHLALDTGGGPLARLWSTALNGLVDTRYVKAVDGKVRIQLPKGESLPETTLEWSIPKWSNTLERDRARPYFVAYAAAMALQFLEESMELVRAGETKVFQDFEVPDEAIGCGFHEAVRGVLSHHLVIKDKKIANYHPYPPTPWNASPRDIYGTPGPYEDAVQGQPIFEENGPDDFKGVDIMRTVRSFDPCLPCGVHMYMGKGKTLDVVHSPTYGASHG
- a CDS encoding hydrogenase expression protein HypE — encoded protein: MTTESHTTAARERIGRSEEHEGMDEITILWISEGMSCDGDTVSLTAAMQPSIEDVVLGLIPGLPKVNLVNKVLSPSLGGEDFLAPYRAAARGELDTPFILVIEGSVPNQDIIEGDGFWTSFGNDPATGQPQTINWWIDQLAPKAWAVVAAGTCATYGGIHGMAGNPTGSMGLGDYLGWDYKSTAGLPIVNVPGCPIQPENFMETLVWVLQHAAGDAPPPPLDHMLRPQWLFGKTVHEGCDRGSYYEQGDFGLDYNSPKCLVKTGCWGPVVNCNVPKRGWMAGIGGCPNVGGICIGCTMPGFPDAFMPFMDEPPGGALSSLVIKPYGAVVRRLRGVTNEMVNHEPKWRHRKSKLTSGYDPYWRP
- a CDS encoding DedA family protein, giving the protein MNAVNPTDSASLLAAFGALGVLAVTFAESGLLVVGFFLPGDTLLFPAGVLCAVQHGGQPPRLVLWQVMLCAAVGSVAGAQVGFLIGRHGGRALLTRTSSRRVKEGVARAERLLARYGYRKALVIGRFVPMLRSVLHPAAGALGVPVRVFTIWQTVGGVLWSQSLVLAGWALGASVDHVDDYLLPLIALVVAVSLLPLLVEVVRSRRRRSEQDPGGTGDTGD